The following proteins are encoded in a genomic region of Saccharopolyspora antimicrobica:
- a CDS encoding BTAD domain-containing putative transcriptional regulator, with amino-acid sequence MRVALLGPFRLTAPDGRTVDVGGLRVRTLLARLALEAGRPVATERLIADLWGSAQPAGALNALQSLVSRARRALDGSLALRSDPSGYALLIDPDDVDADRFARLAADGRRLLRDGHVDAAAASLREALALWRGGALADFLDAPFTEAQVARLDELRLTALEDRIEADLRAGQQVDLVPELQGLCARYPLRERLTSLRIRALYACGRQPDALAVFEALRRRLDDEFGVEPSRELKDLQLAMLRGDPALAPKPEPRRSSSPAVLPTRLSSFVGREREIERTRAELADARLVTLFGPGGAGKTRLATETAAGVSDRRVWFVELAPLRDEQDLTPAVLTALGIRENRLLEGPKTHALSRVGELLAAEPTLLVLDNCEHVIGAVAEFAQEVLGRSPQLRVLATSREPLAVAGERLLPVGPLELPESTAVARQSAAVRLFADRASAARPGFALDEDNIGDVVEICRRLDGMPLAIELAAARLRAMSARQIADRLDDRFRLLTNGNRTSMPRHRTLRAVVEWSWDLLTEQEQTLARRLSVFAGGATPEAISGVCADAELAAGDAFYVLLSLVEKSLVEAVDSGLGMRYRMLETVRAFCAEKLDAAGEEDALRSSHAAYYVEFAESTAPKVHEADQIDWMERLDADHDNIITALHWATSSGDADRGIRLVAALCWYWSMAAQHDELIGRLNAVADLPGAAPAASRAAVELMRRLVAEEPDWFSRLRVAVAEVRDTGARSRYLYAAMMEPMAWMLCGELSEMERCVESALQDAHPWARAAGLYCRAWGLEHTGNPGPAEADMLASLAEFRAIGDRWGTASTIQSLAELRSQRGDHGGSIAALQESAATLRELRCTDDLVSVLARIGLERLRAGDPAGAEEELRRAAEFGQNAFPHHRIGALSGLAEVARQTGDFAGAWERIAELRELVGDMTMTPQPLRQLVKICESRLHASEGDFDAARAGLAEALVTGLDLRDMPMTAAIAEQAARTEFAQGRPEPAARLLGIAVALRGQLDEGDPEVRDLLRTLTGSYDAEREKGAALSREAAFEELRAALGA; translated from the coding sequence GTGCGTGTCGCTCTCCTGGGGCCATTCCGGCTGACTGCCCCCGACGGCCGGACGGTCGACGTCGGCGGCCTCCGGGTGCGCACGCTCCTCGCGCGCCTCGCGCTCGAAGCCGGCCGCCCGGTCGCCACCGAGCGGCTCATCGCCGACCTCTGGGGCTCCGCCCAGCCGGCCGGCGCGCTCAACGCGCTCCAGTCGCTCGTCTCCCGCGCGCGCCGCGCGCTCGACGGCTCGCTGGCGCTGCGCTCCGACCCGTCGGGCTACGCCCTCCTGATCGATCCCGACGACGTCGACGCCGACCGCTTCGCGCGGCTCGCGGCCGATGGCCGCCGCCTGCTCCGCGACGGCCACGTCGACGCCGCCGCTGCCTCGCTCCGCGAGGCGCTGGCGCTCTGGCGCGGCGGCGCGCTCGCCGACTTCCTCGACGCTCCGTTCACCGAAGCGCAGGTGGCGCGGCTGGACGAGCTGCGCCTCACGGCGCTCGAAGATCGCATCGAGGCGGATCTGCGTGCTGGGCAGCAGGTGGACTTGGTGCCCGAGCTGCAAGGCCTGTGCGCGCGCTACCCGCTGCGCGAGCGGCTCACCTCGCTGCGGATCCGCGCGCTCTACGCCTGCGGCAGGCAGCCGGATGCGCTGGCGGTGTTCGAGGCGTTGCGACGGCGGCTGGACGACGAGTTCGGCGTGGAGCCGTCGCGAGAGCTCAAGGACTTGCAGCTCGCGATGCTGCGCGGCGATCCCGCGCTCGCGCCGAAGCCGGAGCCGCGCCGGTCGTCGAGCCCTGCCGTGCTGCCGACGCGGTTGAGCAGCTTCGTCGGCCGGGAGCGGGAGATCGAGCGCACGCGGGCGGAGCTGGCCGATGCCCGGCTGGTCACGCTCTTCGGGCCGGGCGGCGCGGGCAAGACCCGGCTGGCCACCGAAACGGCGGCCGGTGTGTCCGACCGGCGGGTGTGGTTCGTGGAGCTCGCGCCGCTGCGCGACGAGCAGGACCTGACCCCGGCGGTGCTGACCGCGCTGGGCATCCGCGAGAACCGGTTGCTGGAAGGCCCGAAGACGCACGCCCTGAGCCGGGTGGGGGAGCTGCTCGCGGCGGAACCGACGTTGCTGGTGCTGGACAACTGCGAGCACGTGATCGGCGCTGTCGCCGAGTTCGCCCAGGAGGTCCTGGGCCGCTCGCCGCAGCTGCGAGTGCTCGCCACGAGCCGCGAGCCGCTCGCGGTGGCCGGCGAGCGGTTGCTGCCCGTCGGCCCGCTGGAGCTGCCGGAATCCACTGCTGTGGCGCGGCAATCCGCAGCGGTGCGGCTGTTCGCGGACCGGGCGTCGGCTGCTCGCCCGGGGTTCGCGCTGGACGAGGACAACATCGGCGACGTGGTGGAGATCTGCCGTCGGCTGGACGGCATGCCGCTGGCGATCGAGCTCGCCGCGGCCCGGCTGCGGGCGATGAGCGCGCGGCAGATCGCCGACCGGCTGGACGACCGGTTCCGGTTGCTCACCAACGGGAATCGCACCTCGATGCCCCGCCACCGGACGCTGCGCGCGGTCGTGGAGTGGAGCTGGGACCTGCTCACCGAGCAGGAGCAGACGCTGGCCCGGCGGCTGTCGGTGTTCGCGGGCGGCGCCACGCCGGAGGCGATCTCCGGGGTGTGCGCCGATGCCGAGCTCGCCGCCGGCGACGCGTTCTACGTGCTGCTGTCGCTGGTGGAGAAATCCCTGGTGGAGGCGGTGGATTCGGGCCTGGGCATGCGCTACCGGATGCTGGAGACGGTGCGCGCGTTCTGCGCCGAGAAGCTCGACGCGGCGGGGGAGGAGGACGCGCTGCGCTCCTCGCACGCGGCGTACTACGTCGAGTTCGCCGAGAGCACCGCGCCGAAGGTGCACGAGGCCGACCAGATCGACTGGATGGAACGGCTGGACGCCGATCACGACAACATCATCACCGCCCTGCACTGGGCCACCTCGTCCGGCGACGCGGACCGGGGGATCCGGCTGGTGGCGGCGTTGTGCTGGTACTGGTCGATGGCGGCGCAGCACGATGAGCTGATCGGCAGGCTCAACGCCGTCGCCGACCTGCCGGGCGCGGCCCCGGCGGCGAGCCGGGCGGCGGTCGAGCTGATGCGGCGGCTGGTCGCCGAGGAACCGGACTGGTTCAGCCGTCTGCGCGTCGCGGTGGCCGAGGTCCGCGACACCGGCGCCCGGTCCCGGTACCTGTACGCGGCGATGATGGAACCGATGGCCTGGATGCTCTGCGGCGAACTGTCCGAAATGGAGCGATGCGTCGAGTCCGCGCTGCAGGACGCGCACCCGTGGGCGCGCGCGGCCGGGCTCTACTGCCGGGCCTGGGGTTTGGAGCACACCGGGAATCCTGGACCGGCGGAAGCGGACATGCTCGCGTCGCTGGCCGAGTTCCGCGCGATCGGCGACCGGTGGGGCACCGCGAGCACGATCCAGAGCCTGGCCGAACTGCGCTCCCAGCGCGGCGACCACGGAGGCTCGATCGCGGCGCTGCAGGAATCGGCCGCCACCCTGCGCGAACTGCGCTGCACCGACGACCTGGTGTCGGTGCTGGCGCGGATCGGCCTCGAACGGCTGCGCGCGGGCGATCCCGCGGGCGCGGAGGAAGAGCTGCGCCGGGCCGCGGAATTCGGCCAGAACGCGTTCCCGCACCACCGGATCGGCGCGCTGAGCGGCCTGGCCGAGGTGGCGCGGCAGACCGGGGACTTCGCCGGGGCGTGGGAGCGGATCGCCGAGCTGCGCGAACTCGTCGGCGACATGACCATGACACCGCAACCGCTGCGGCAGCTGGTCAAGATCTGCGAATCCCGGTTGCACGCCTCCGAGGGCGACTTCGACGCCGCGCGAGCCGGACTGGCCGAAGCGCTGGTCACCGGCCTGGACCTCCGCGACATGCCGATGACCGCCGCCATCGCCGAGCAGGCGGCGAGGACGGAATTCGCGCAGGGGCGGCCGGAGCCGGCGGCGCGGCTGCTCGGCATCGCGGTCGCGCTGCGCGGCCAGCTCGACGAAGGCGACCCGGAGGTGCGCGACCTCCTGCGCACCCTGACCGGGAGCTACGACGCGGAGCGGGAGAAGGGCGCGGCCCTCTCCCGCGAAGCCGCGTTCGAGGAGCTGCGCGCGGCGCTGGGCGCGTGA
- a CDS encoding helix-turn-helix domain-containing protein, with product MANYAARRGARTGATVWRVRADGTQQHIVPDGVLDLMWFQDRLVVAGADTRAMTVRTRPGEVTWGLRLAPGVANALLGVPADELTDRRIELAELVSPPKRWSFEDDVADALEQVLIDMWARADPDRSLLRIAASLDRAARDGLSVRETAERHDLSERSLRRLSGRLFGYGPKSLAQIHRFQRALRLARSGLPLGEAAATAGYVDQAHFTRETKRLTGRTPAALARA from the coding sequence GTGGCGAACTACGCGGCCCGCCGCGGCGCCCGGACCGGAGCGACGGTGTGGCGCGTGCGGGCGGACGGGACTCAGCAGCACATCGTTCCCGACGGCGTGCTGGATCTGATGTGGTTCCAGGACCGCCTCGTCGTCGCGGGCGCCGACACCCGGGCGATGACCGTCCGGACGCGGCCGGGAGAGGTGACGTGGGGCCTTCGCCTGGCCCCGGGTGTGGCGAACGCGCTGCTGGGAGTGCCCGCGGACGAGCTGACGGACCGGCGGATCGAGCTGGCCGAACTCGTCTCCCCGCCGAAGCGCTGGTCGTTCGAGGACGACGTGGCCGACGCCCTCGAACAGGTGCTGATCGACATGTGGGCCCGGGCCGACCCCGACCGCTCGCTCCTGCGCATCGCGGCCTCGCTGGACCGCGCGGCCCGCGACGGGCTGAGCGTGCGGGAGACGGCGGAGCGCCACGACCTCTCGGAGCGGTCGCTGCGCAGGCTCAGCGGCCGGCTCTTCGGCTACGGCCCCAAGTCGCTCGCGCAGATCCACCGCTTCCAGCGCGCGCTCCGCCTCGCGCGGTCGGGGCTGCCGCTGGGCGAAGCCGCCGCGACCGCGGGCTACGTCGACCAGGCCCACTTCACCCGCGAGACCAAGCGGCTCACGGGGCGGACGCCCGCTGCGCTCGCCCGCGCGTGA
- a CDS encoding DedA family protein: MDLTTLAATSAEPTGFTGWVISVMEALGSPGAGAIVALENLFPPIPSEVILPLAGFAASQGNMTLIGAILWTTLGSLVGALALYGIGATLGRDRTRAIAAKLPLVKISDIDRTEAWFAKHGVKAVFFGRMIPLFRSFISLPAGVERMRLSTFALFTTLGSLIWNTVFVVAGYLLGESWYLVEEYAGVFSKVVLVLAVLAVVAFIAVRIRNNRRGGPAAAQAEEAPTVQFARVSAEAPTEEIRRLR; this comes from the coding sequence ATGGATCTGACGACGCTTGCCGCCACCTCCGCCGAACCGACCGGCTTCACCGGCTGGGTGATCTCCGTGATGGAGGCGCTCGGCAGCCCCGGTGCCGGGGCCATCGTCGCGCTGGAGAACCTGTTCCCGCCGATCCCGTCCGAGGTGATCCTGCCGCTGGCCGGGTTCGCCGCCAGCCAGGGCAACATGACGCTCATCGGCGCGATCCTGTGGACCACGCTCGGTTCGCTGGTCGGCGCCCTCGCGCTCTACGGCATCGGCGCCACGCTGGGCCGCGACCGCACCCGCGCCATCGCGGCGAAGCTGCCGCTGGTGAAGATCTCCGACATCGACCGGACCGAGGCGTGGTTCGCCAAGCACGGCGTCAAGGCGGTGTTCTTCGGCCGCATGATCCCGCTGTTCCGCAGCTTCATCTCGCTGCCCGCCGGCGTCGAGCGCATGCGCCTTAGCACCTTCGCGCTGTTCACCACGCTCGGCAGCCTGATCTGGAACACGGTCTTCGTGGTGGCGGGCTACCTTCTCGGCGAGAGCTGGTACCTGGTCGAGGAGTACGCGGGCGTGTTCTCCAAGGTGGTCCTGGTCCTCGCGGTCCTGGCCGTGGTGGCCTTCATCGCGGTCCGCATCCGCAACAACCGCCGCGGCGGCCCGGCGGCGGCCCAGGCCGAGGAAGCCCCCACGGTCCAGTTCGCCCGCGTCTCCGCGGAAGCCCCCACCGAGGAAATCCGCCGCCTCCGCTGA